Within the Thiovulum sp. ES genome, the region AAAATCCCGAACTAATTGAAGTGCCTCATTTATCGCAATTCCCTTGTCTGTTTTCTGAAATTTAATCTCAAAAACTCCAAGTCGTAAAATTGCTGTTTCAACATGTCCAAGTTCATCAAAATTTCGACCATTTAACTTTTCATGAATAATGGAATCAATAAATTCCAAATTACTCAAAACTCCGCTAAATGTCTCTTCTGCAAATTCAATATGCTTTTCTTTTACTCGACGGTGTTCAAAAATGTCTTTTTTAAGTTCTTCCATATCCGTTTCACCAAATTCATGTGCATACAAA harbors:
- a CDS encoding transcription antitermination factor NusB (PFAM: NusB family~TIGRFAM: transcription antitermination factor NusB) — its product is MAGIHTARGCVISFLYAHEFGETDMEELKKDIFEHRRVKEKHIEFAEETFSGVLSNLEFIDSIIHEKLNGRNFDELGHVETAILRLGVFEIKFQKTDKGIAINEALQLVRDFGVEPATKLINAILDSIAK